CAGTTCCTACAATTAATCAGTCTACTCCACTAAAAAATACTTAGGACATTTTCAGTTTCATAAATGTCTTCTTTTGTAAAAGTGTAGAAATGCATAAAAGGCATGCAACCAGGCTTTAAGCATCCAATAACTCTATGTGGAAAATGTTTGTTTTGTTGATCTCCTTCTTTACAGTGGTCGTAATATAACTTCTTCAATTTGGTTGTGAGTTTCAAGTTTTTGCATAATGCTGCTacctttttttcatcttcttaaatcttcacaATATCATCTAGCGTTTTTGGTTCTTCAGGACAATTAGGATTTTGACATAGCAAATACgtgagcttttccggttgtgattcatTTGTCATTTTGATGCTTGAATAACCTATTTGTGGATACTTAAAATACATTCAGGGGAGTTGCATCAGACTATGGTCATCCATGAAACagaatggacaaacctcttttgctttcacacataatatttgtttttctttgcttttagaaaacatggtgaTGGTGTTGGTTGAGAATGATTTTGGTAGGTTTTGTTTAGAATTTTTTTGATAGTAGTGTagtattttataagaaaaaatagaACCGTAGGTAATTCTCAAACATAACCGTTATAAATATTGTCGTTATCCAACAGGTCTCTTTGAATACTCTATACAATCCATGTGCATGAATTTAATCCTCTGCGGAGTAAATATTTTGAGAGGAGTTGTTTTAGGCCCATGCATGATGTTATTTCTCATTCATCTTTTAAATCTATGTGTTCGTTTAAAGGTAGTATAGGAGGAATTGATTGGTGCTTCATTTTCCCTTTCTTATTATGGAATATATGGATAGGGAGAAATAAATTTGTGTTTGACAAAAGAATGTTTGATGCTAAGAAGACTCTTGCGAAAGCATTAAGAAATACCAGAGAGTATTTTTTGTCCTTGAATGACAGGGAAGGAGTCAATGCCAGCTACCACGAGATTCAAGTACCTTGGAGGTTCCCTAATAATGGCTTCCATAAGCTCAATACTGACGGTGCTTCTGTTGATGGTGTAATTGCAGGGACTGCTGGAGTTATTAGAGATGATGATGGGAAGTTTTTTGCATGTTACTGCAAACACATATACTTTAATGGAAGTAATGATTCTGAGGTGTGGGTTGTTCGTGATGGTCTGAAAATTGCTGTTGATCTGGGCATCCAAAAGTTGGAGGTTGAAAGCGATTTCCACCTACACCATACAACTCTGTGAAGCAAAGATCAATCCGTCGTGGAGAATGCAAAGACTCATTGAAGATATAAAGATGTTGAAGACCAAGTTTACAAGAATTGTGTTTAATCATGAATACAAAGAAGCAAATGGAGCTGCGGACTGTCTTGCAAAACTGGCAAGTAAAAAAGTTCTTGAAGGAAAATGGCTACAGATTGCACCAGAAGTAATAAGTAGAGTTCTTAATGAGGTTATCTCTGGTAGAGCGATACCACGTTTAGTCAGGAACATGGTGCCTTAGTTTTGCTAGCTGCATCTAgcgtaccaaaaaaaaaaaagaatttaatcCAATTTAGTTTGGTGTTATTTTTGTCGTTAATAAATGTAGCCAAGTTGATTGAAGTTTTAATATAAAATGTACCGACCAATTAAAGATGAAAGATAAATTTCTAAGTTCTACAATtttctaattaattaattaacatTACTGCCTCATGTGTACAAGATTTTAGACAATAACATCTTAAATAAAGACTTCAAGAAAAATCTCGGGCAATCTTTGGTCTTCTGGTTATCTTCATTCGACATATCTTCTATTCAACGCTCTCTTGAACGGCTTTTCCTTGGTTTTTGCAACTTCGGTCGTTAACTTTTATAAAACCTGAGCCCTTCTTCGCCTTTTAGCAGAACACATTTTCCTGAATTAACTTCTAAAATTTGcatttttcttccctttttagtattttcaattttttcttaATTAGCACATATCTtatcaacaacaacttcaagtatGGCCTCACAAAAAGTATAATCGCTTTTTGACATTTCAATTGAGGAATTTAAAATACTagaataaaaattagaaaatatttaatctagaaaattcaaaaaaaaaaaaaaagaattttggtATGAGCTAAGTGTTTGAAAGTGAAATATTATTTTAATAGTAAAAAATATAGCCGAAAACTAGTCGTTGTCCGCTAAGCTTCATCCGCCAGCATCTCAGTTAATCCTACACAATACTTCTCGCATTTTTTTTTTGCCTCTAATCACATTTTATCATAACGTAAAATCCACTTTGTCCATCCAGATGGCTGACCAAATATACTACCTCCATTTCTAGAAAAAAGATACTATTTTATTTTCCTATTTTCACCTGAAAAtgcaaaactagtcataaaaacccaaggtgaccaaacttgtggtacaaaaacctcactcaaatgttgggattcattaaaactccatcttaaactaaattgatataaaaatcccaaattttaaaaaattgatacaaaaaccccaaatttcaaaattggtttcatcaaattttatgatgaaaccaaaaattgatttcgtcaaattctatgaggtttcatcaaaattttgtttttggggtttttgtgttacttttattttggcgggttttttgtggatggatagtgacacctttggagttataactcgcggaccgccTGAAAATAAGCTAAATTGAAAAACTTATAGTAATTCTTTTTCGGATTCGGAGGGCGTATAAGTTGGAATTGCCCCAACCGAGTCTCGACTTGGACCAGGAGTCCAGACCTATACTGTGCATTTGGGCGCGTGAGAGGAGATGGCGTTTCTTGAGATGTGTATAACCTACTGATGCGTATCTCGAAGCAGTGAGTCTTATTCCTATACGAGAAAAGaacaaaaatgaaagaaacacgaGAAATAAATTGGATTGAAGAAAAACCAGGTCTCAAAGATGGCCAACACTCTTCAACGAAGCTCTAGGGTTGCGTTCCATAATGTCCGATCAGCTCTATTCTCTGCTTCGTCTTCAAGATCTTTCTCATCAGATGCATTGGTAGAGATTAAGGCTGGTGAGATCGGGATGGTTTCCGGTATCCCTCAAGAACATCTCCATAGAAGGGTACTTTTTTCTTACATTTCTCATTtctcatttttagggtttttgttcttATTTCGAAATACTAAGAACAAATTTTTGAATTAGAGATATGGTTAATCGCTTTGATGCTGAATTAGGGCGAATCTATACTGTTATACACGGGATTCAATTTCTTACAATTATGTTAATCTGGACTTTTAGCTACGAGGGTTTCGTTAGACCATTTAATTTTGGTCTTATTAAGCCATTATCTAATTTACATTCACTTGTATTTTCTTCCTGTGAAGTTCATTATCTTTACAAATCATTTTATGTTATTTGCAGGTTGTAATCTACTCACCTGCTAGGAGTGCGACCCAACAAGGTTCTGGGAAAGTTGGGAAATGGAAGATCAATTTCATGTCAAACCAGAAGTATGTTTTCTGATTTGcaatttgtttttctctttaatacCTTTTGTAGGCAGTATATGTAGGTCGAAAAAAATGGTTCTATTTCAACACTGAAGAGAACTTGTAATGATGCACTTGCAGCAACAAAAGAGCAATCAGTTTAAAGATGGTCTCATTGTTTGAGTGTAGGATAACTTGACGAGATCCTTCTCAGTTAGGTTGATACTAATCGTAGTCATTATTGAGCTAATGTAATAGCCCCATATCTATCTAAACCTTAATCTTAAGTCTAAATATTTGTCAAATCAACAAAGCCTAGAACACAGAGGTAATACAGGGTCGTATTCACGGAATACAAGAGATATTTGAGGTGTCAGGGACTAAAGCTAGAGTTGTTAAGAGGGTTTATCCGGTGCAGGGCATCAACCAAGTACCAAGTTTAGTTCCTAATATTGGAACCTATAACCGGCAATAGCTAGGGATGTTTTTTAGCTACTTTTTCATTAAATATGTACGCTGAGATTGTTGATAGTTTAGTTTCACGTTTGCAGGTGGGAAAATCCTTTGATGGGCTGGACATCAACTGGGGACCCATATGCCAATGTCGGCGATGCTGCACTTAGCTTCGACAGTGAAGAAGCTGCAAAATTCTTTGCGGAGAAACATGGATGGGAGTACGTGGTATGTCTTGTTACTACTTGTTTTCTGGAAACTAGTGAAGTCATGGAGGTTCTTAACTCCCAGAATAATCTACTATATGTTTCTTCTCTAGTAGAagagattttcttttatgattagAGGGAAATGACTACCTTTGTTTTGCTCTGCACTTCGTTATTTGAGTACATGTTTGCAAATTCATAAGACTTCTCCATTTAGGTAGTAGATTCCATTGTTTGTATGGTGCAAAACGTAAAATAAGACCTAAAGATTGTCCGTGTGTCAAGATTAAAGTTTCGACAGTAGATAGAAGTTTTAGAACTTTGAACTGTTATGGTATCTTATTGTAGTTTGTATGTATTGTCAGTGTACAAAAATGTGTAGTCATTTTTCCATTTTGTCATATTCATCTATGCACCTGAAAAGGTAATTTCATATCTTCCATATCTGCACCATTGATCTTGTCTTTTGCACCAGTGAGACTGAATGTCCCTGTTCTCAAATATAGACCCAATTCGATAGTTGATATATCTGCCAATTTAGCTTCACTCACTTCTGATACGCTGGCATCCATTTGATTTTCATTCGCCAAAGCTGTTAATACTGAGTTATATCATTTGAAATTCCAATTTCGTGCAACTTCACTGTACAAAAGCCATGCTGTTTTGATTTTTAAATCCACAATCCTTTCACCTCTACCAATTCAGGGCATTTGATCAAACAGACATCTACTCAGTGAACTCTGATAGCTGAAGTGTCACACACTCTTGTTTTGTTTGCAAATGTAATATATTGTTGACAATGTTGATGAGGAAATCAGGAAAGAATGAGATACGTTATCTTGATTTCATCACCTTCTCATGCTATTTCTCATAAGCCATAGACATTGGATGCTTGGATATCTTTTGTCTTCTATTAATTTATCTCACAACTTACGACCatgtacttttcttttttttcgctTTGTCAATCATGCACATGATTATTAGGGATAGTACATATGATTGTAATATGAAGATGGTATCTTAGTTATTTTCATGCAAATTTCATTGTCAGCTTCTTTGTGTGATATGGTAAACCAAGACATTTTTAcataatcttctttttttttggtttttggtgcAGGTTAAGAAGCACCATACACCACTTTTGAAGGTTTGTTTTCTTCTCTCATTAACTTCATAAACAGAATTATACACTTATAA
This DNA window, taken from Papaver somniferum cultivar HN1 chromosome 3, ASM357369v1, whole genome shotgun sequence, encodes the following:
- the LOC113356694 gene encoding NADH dehydrogenase [ubiquinone] iron-sulfur protein 4, mitochondrial-like, whose translation is MANTLQRSSRVAFHNVRSALFSASSSRSFSSDALVEIKAGEIGMVSGIPQEHLHRRVVIYSPARSATQQGSGKVGKWKINFMSNQKWENPLMGWTSTGDPYANVGDAALSFDSEEAAKFFAEKHGWEYVVKKHHTPLLKVKAYADNFKWKGPPPAEEK